One Microbacterium keratanolyticum DNA window includes the following coding sequences:
- a CDS encoding DegT/DnrJ/EryC1/StrS family aminotransferase, whose amino-acid sequence MSSPDVGVREEEAVLGAMRSGWIAPLGPDVDAFEQELAERVGVAHAVALSSGTAALHLGLLALGVGRGDIVVTSTMTFAATTNAIVYTGAEPFFVDAEVTTGNMDPALLRKALESLQSAGEKVAAIVPVDLLGKTIDYTSILAIAEEFGVPVLSDAAESLGATHAGRAAGSFGRASAVSFNGNKIMTTSGGGMLLTDDADIAQRTRYLATQARQPVVHYEHTDVGYNYRMSNLLAALGRAQLSRLDEMIGRRREMRQLYKDLFAAVDGVEIFGAAGDESDNVWLTSIVVDEEVSGWASADLAAALAAQNIESRPLWKPMHLQPVFAHHRGVISGASEALFARGLTLPSGSALVPAQRERVTDAIDEFLRAR is encoded by the coding sequence ATGTCCTCACCCGATGTCGGCGTGCGCGAGGAAGAGGCCGTCCTCGGCGCGATGCGGTCCGGGTGGATCGCTCCGCTGGGACCCGACGTGGATGCCTTCGAGCAGGAGCTCGCAGAACGAGTCGGCGTTGCGCACGCGGTCGCGCTGAGTTCGGGAACGGCCGCCCTGCACCTCGGGCTGCTCGCGCTGGGCGTAGGCCGCGGCGACATCGTCGTCACGTCGACCATGACGTTCGCGGCGACGACCAATGCGATCGTCTACACCGGGGCGGAGCCTTTCTTCGTCGACGCTGAAGTCACGACGGGCAACATGGATCCTGCACTTCTGCGTAAGGCGCTGGAGTCGCTGCAGTCGGCAGGAGAGAAGGTCGCCGCCATCGTGCCCGTGGATCTTCTTGGGAAGACGATCGACTACACGAGCATTCTCGCGATCGCCGAAGAGTTCGGCGTGCCGGTGCTGTCCGATGCGGCCGAGTCCCTGGGAGCGACGCACGCAGGCCGCGCTGCAGGCAGCTTCGGACGTGCCTCCGCCGTCTCCTTCAACGGCAACAAGATCATGACCACCTCCGGTGGGGGAATGCTCCTCACCGACGATGCCGACATCGCGCAGCGCACCCGGTACCTCGCGACGCAGGCGCGTCAGCCGGTGGTGCACTACGAGCACACGGACGTCGGGTACAACTACCGCATGAGCAACCTGCTCGCGGCGCTCGGTCGTGCTCAGCTTTCGCGCCTCGATGAGATGATCGGCCGGCGTCGCGAGATGCGACAGCTGTACAAAGACCTGTTCGCCGCGGTCGACGGCGTCGAGATCTTCGGTGCGGCAGGCGATGAGAGCGACAACGTGTGGCTCACCTCGATCGTGGTCGATGAAGAAGTGTCCGGCTGGGCGTCGGCCGACCTCGCAGCGGCCCTCGCCGCACAGAACATCGAGAGCCGCCCGCTCTGGAAGCCGATGCACCTCCAGCCCGTCTTCGCGCACCATCGGGGCGTCATCTCGGGGGCATCCGAGGCGCTTTTCGCACGGGGGCTCACGCTTCCGAGCGGATCTGCTCTCGTGCCCGCCCAGCGCGAGCGGGTCACTGATGCCATCGACGAGTTCCTCCGTGCCCGCTGA
- a CDS encoding polysaccharide biosynthesis protein — protein MEAPATHLETPVSSAQKQRRFWASIVDGSAWVLGIVAAVGLRFEFVMTPTGWAAALLLGAAAGLFQIIGGYAIALYRGRFTYGSFDEVRALGLWVIFEVLLLSVGVIILGNTIGIPRGTVFLAFPFVLLIMFGVRYVARLMLERLRKPGADAEPALIVGAGYVGDTLLHNITTDPSSPIRAVGILDDDISKKRLRLRGVPVIGRTRDIAKAAASTGATTLVIAIGGADAALIRRLTDAADAAGLRTSVTPSLVNLMSGAQAATDLRDVSIEDLIGRHPVDTNVELIAGYITGKRVMVTGAGGSIGSELCRQLSKFGPAELMMLDRDETGLQLAQIGTAGHGLLDTNDVVLADIREEATLQEIFAERRPQVVFHAAALKHLPMLEQYPDEAWKTNVLGTLNVLKAAQSVGVTTFVNISTDKAANPTSVLGHSKRVAEKLTAWMGEQTGMRYLSVRFGNVIGSRGSMLPTFRALIDAGGPITVTHPDVTRYFMTIPEACQLVIQAGGIGRPGEILILDMGEPVSILDVAKRMIAMSGKTIEIVFTGLRPGEKLHEVLVGDREDLERPFHPKVSHTTADSISPERLDKAGWEARMLATPRDNETAIIERIDATPGERTS, from the coding sequence ATGGAGGCACCAGCCACCCATTTGGAGACGCCCGTTTCCAGCGCACAGAAGCAACGCCGCTTCTGGGCGTCGATCGTCGACGGCTCTGCGTGGGTGCTCGGGATCGTCGCGGCCGTCGGATTGCGCTTCGAGTTCGTCATGACGCCAACCGGATGGGCCGCAGCGCTGCTGCTCGGCGCCGCGGCCGGACTCTTCCAGATCATCGGCGGATATGCGATCGCGCTGTATCGCGGTCGCTTCACCTACGGTTCCTTCGACGAGGTGCGAGCGCTGGGACTCTGGGTCATCTTCGAAGTGCTGCTGCTGTCTGTCGGTGTGATCATCCTCGGCAACACCATCGGGATTCCCCGCGGCACGGTCTTCCTGGCCTTCCCCTTCGTGCTGCTGATCATGTTCGGCGTCCGCTACGTCGCGCGACTCATGCTGGAGCGGCTGCGTAAGCCGGGTGCGGATGCGGAGCCTGCACTGATCGTGGGGGCGGGGTACGTCGGCGACACTCTGCTGCACAACATCACGACCGACCCCTCCTCTCCGATCCGCGCCGTCGGAATCCTCGACGACGACATCTCAAAGAAGCGCCTTCGCCTGCGTGGTGTGCCGGTCATCGGCCGCACGCGTGACATCGCGAAAGCCGCGGCGAGCACCGGCGCCACGACCCTGGTGATCGCGATCGGCGGCGCCGACGCCGCGCTGATCCGACGGCTGACCGATGCCGCGGACGCGGCAGGACTTCGCACCTCCGTGACGCCGTCGCTCGTGAACCTCATGTCGGGCGCGCAGGCTGCGACCGATCTGCGCGATGTGAGCATCGAAGACCTCATCGGGCGGCACCCCGTCGACACCAACGTCGAGCTCATCGCCGGCTACATCACCGGCAAGCGCGTGATGGTCACCGGCGCCGGCGGTTCGATCGGATCCGAGCTGTGCCGCCAGCTGTCGAAGTTCGGCCCCGCAGAGCTCATGATGCTCGACCGTGACGAGACCGGCCTGCAGCTTGCGCAGATCGGCACCGCGGGCCATGGGCTCCTCGACACCAACGACGTCGTGCTCGCAGACATCCGGGAAGAGGCGACGCTGCAGGAGATCTTCGCTGAGCGGCGCCCGCAGGTGGTCTTCCACGCCGCGGCCCTCAAGCATCTGCCCATGCTCGAGCAGTACCCGGATGAAGCCTGGAAGACGAACGTGCTGGGCACGCTCAACGTGCTGAAGGCCGCCCAGTCGGTGGGCGTCACGACCTTCGTGAACATCTCCACGGACAAGGCCGCGAACCCGACGAGTGTGCTCGGACACTCGAAGCGCGTCGCCGAGAAGCTGACGGCATGGATGGGCGAGCAGACCGGCATGCGCTACCTCTCGGTGCGCTTCGGCAACGTGATCGGCAGCCGCGGCTCGATGCTGCCCACCTTCCGCGCCCTGATCGATGCCGGCGGCCCGATCACGGTGACGCACCCGGACGTCACCCGCTACTTCATGACGATCCCCGAGGCCTGCCAGTTGGTCATCCAGGCCGGCGGAATCGGCCGCCCCGGCGAGATCCTGATCCTCGACATGGGGGAGCCCGTCTCGATTCTCGACGTGGCCAAGCGCATGATCGCGATGTCGGGCAAGACGATCGAGATCGTGTTCACCGGCCTGCGTCCCGGCGAGAAGCTGCATGAGGTGCTCGTCGGAGATCGGGAAGACCTCGAGCGACCGTTCCATCCGAAGGTGTCGCACACGACCGCGGACTCGATTTCTCCCGAGCGTCTGGACAAGGCTGGCTGGGAGGCGCGGATGTTGGCCACCCCGCGCGACAACGAGACGGCGATCATCGAACGCATCGACGCCACACCCGGAGAACGCACCTCGTGA
- the rplQ gene encoding 50S ribosomal protein L17, producing MPKPTKGPRLGGGPAHERLLLANLAAALFTNKSIRTTETKAKRLRPLAERLVTFGKRGDLHARRRALSILRNKEAVHVLFAEIAPLVAEREGGYTRITKVGNRKGDNAPMAVIELVLEPVAPKAKSAKKAAPAAKAPKAEVVEEAPAEEVVEAPVEETAAAEAPAEEKAE from the coding sequence ATGCCTAAGCCCACCAAGGGTCCCCGTCTCGGAGGCGGCCCCGCACACGAGCGTCTGCTTCTCGCGAACCTCGCGGCAGCCCTCTTCACCAACAAGTCGATCCGCACGACCGAGACCAAGGCCAAGCGCCTTCGTCCGCTGGCCGAGCGTCTCGTCACCTTCGGCAAGCGCGGCGACCTGCACGCGCGTCGTCGTGCCCTGTCGATCCTGCGCAACAAGGAGGCCGTCCACGTCCTCTTCGCCGAGATCGCACCGCTGGTCGCTGAGCGTGAGGGCGGCTACACCCGCATCACGAAGGTCGGCAACCGCAAGGGTGACAACGCCCCCATGGCCGTGATCGAGCTCGTTCTCGAGCCCGTCGCGCCGAAGGCGAAGTCGGCCAAGAAGGCTGCTCCGGCTGCCAAGGCTCCCAAGGCTGAGGTCGTCGAAGAGGCTCCGGCGGAAGAGGTCGTCGAGGCGCCGGTCGAGGAGACCGCTGCTGCGGAGGCACCCGCCGAGGAGAAGGCTGAGTAA
- a CDS encoding glycosyltransferase family 2 protein: MSIPHLVVVMPAFNEAEGIAGFIDEIRDCVTPLVERVTFVVADDQSTDGTAAALADITDVQVERQAVNRGHGPTALAAYRAGLALSPDVLVHVDGDGQFLGTDFPVLLRALASSDADVVHGVRGGRTDPWYRKVLTGCVRLLVALASGRGVPDVNTPLRAYRPEVAQALVSAVPDESLVPHVHFSLAEVHSGFTVRYVRVRSIPRRGASTTGTMWGRGPRIALPPARLRTFAVEALGEVWRTSLSPTAPLRGIHLIPDAPAGAAKP, from the coding sequence TTGTCGATTCCCCATCTTGTCGTCGTGATGCCCGCCTTCAACGAGGCCGAAGGCATCGCCGGGTTCATCGATGAGATCCGAGACTGCGTCACACCGCTTGTCGAGCGGGTGACCTTCGTCGTGGCCGACGACCAGTCCACCGACGGCACCGCCGCAGCGCTTGCGGACATCACAGATGTGCAGGTCGAGCGCCAAGCGGTCAATCGTGGTCACGGCCCCACAGCACTCGCCGCCTACCGGGCCGGCCTCGCCCTCTCTCCCGACGTCCTGGTGCACGTCGATGGCGACGGTCAGTTCCTCGGCACCGACTTCCCTGTTCTGCTGCGCGCACTCGCCAGTTCCGACGCGGATGTCGTGCACGGCGTTCGCGGCGGACGCACCGACCCCTGGTACCGGAAGGTGCTCACGGGGTGCGTTCGTCTGCTCGTCGCGCTGGCCTCGGGTCGCGGCGTCCCCGATGTGAACACCCCGCTGCGAGCGTACCGACCCGAGGTCGCTCAGGCTCTCGTCTCGGCGGTGCCCGATGAGTCGCTGGTGCCGCACGTGCACTTCTCGCTCGCAGAAGTGCACAGCGGTTTCACTGTGCGTTATGTGCGTGTGCGCAGCATCCCCCGTCGCGGCGCGTCGACGACCGGAACCATGTGGGGTCGAGGCCCGCGGATCGCCCTTCCTCCTGCGCGCCTGCGCACGTTCGCCGTCGAGGCGCTCGGTGAGGTCTGGCGCACTTCCCTCTCCCCGACCGCGCCGCTGCGTGGCATCCACCTGATTCCGGATGCTCCGGCAGGAGCCGCCAAGCCGTGA
- a CDS encoding acyltransferase family protein, giving the protein MPSLRPARYPGLDGLRAIAVALVVIYHLFPGSPLRSGFVGVDVFFVVSGFLITSLLLQSSPAGRLGSRASLVDFWTRRARRLLPALGLVVTTCATAAWFIGGDVLVDLGRQVLGAATFSYNWVSLTSGADYFAATSPELFRNLWSLAVEEQFYVLWPLLLPLLLMVRRSGARIALALVAAAGSAWWMAQLAAAGDVTRGYYGTDSHAFGILLGIALAITGLGRIEHEWMLRPAARRSAAVLGVAGLAAIATSALLPETPDAATFPGSLLLASLGTIGVVVASVWPQARFGIRLDIAPLRWIGDRSYGIYLWHWPVLVLVVAATSGGSVDLRVPPTAAAVTLVLTLVLAALSYRFIEMPIRRRGLRASIRSLVRAFGGRPARRFAALTISSVIILSIAGTVVSITTAPAESSAAATIRAGQRALEQATATPSPAPTESLTGGLPGAPSPTPAPSSDGSDMIAIGDSVMLASAPALLARFPGIAVDAEVSRSMWTGTEIVSALASGGDLRETVVVGLGTNGAIDDEALDQIAASISPRRDLILVNAYAPRDWIPGVNEQLAAFAAAHVGVVVADWSAAIAPRPDLLAEDLVHPGDAGGELFADAVDQAIRDVTVERQEARKREKAAASLLEEARDALRQLAG; this is encoded by the coding sequence ATGCCATCACTGCGCCCCGCACGCTACCCCGGGCTCGATGGGCTCCGGGCGATCGCGGTGGCTCTGGTCGTCATCTATCACCTGTTCCCCGGCTCGCCGCTGCGCAGCGGATTCGTCGGCGTCGATGTCTTCTTCGTCGTCAGCGGCTTCCTCATCACGTCTCTGCTGCTCCAGTCCTCCCCCGCAGGCCGCCTGGGTTCGCGCGCATCCCTCGTCGACTTCTGGACCCGCCGCGCCCGGCGGCTCCTCCCCGCCCTCGGGCTCGTCGTGACGACCTGCGCGACGGCCGCATGGTTCATCGGCGGCGACGTGTTGGTCGACCTGGGCAGACAGGTGCTCGGCGCAGCGACGTTCAGCTACAACTGGGTCTCGCTGACGTCCGGTGCCGACTACTTCGCTGCGACCAGCCCGGAGCTCTTCCGCAATCTGTGGTCGCTGGCGGTCGAAGAGCAGTTCTATGTGCTCTGGCCCCTCCTGCTGCCGCTCCTCCTGATGGTTCGACGCAGCGGGGCCCGTATTGCACTCGCCCTCGTCGCGGCCGCCGGTTCCGCATGGTGGATGGCACAGCTCGCCGCGGCGGGTGACGTCACGCGCGGGTACTACGGCACCGACTCGCATGCGTTCGGCATCCTGCTCGGCATTGCACTCGCCATCACAGGACTGGGGCGCATCGAGCACGAGTGGATGCTTCGCCCTGCCGCGCGACGCAGCGCGGCCGTTCTGGGCGTCGCCGGGCTCGCGGCCATCGCGACATCCGCACTGCTGCCCGAGACACCGGATGCCGCTACGTTCCCAGGCTCGCTCCTTCTGGCCAGTCTCGGCACCATCGGGGTCGTCGTGGCCTCGGTCTGGCCGCAGGCCCGCTTCGGCATACGCCTCGACATCGCCCCGCTGCGGTGGATCGGCGATCGGTCGTACGGCATCTACCTCTGGCATTGGCCTGTTCTCGTACTCGTCGTCGCAGCCACGAGCGGCGGCAGCGTCGATCTTCGCGTTCCGCCGACGGCTGCCGCCGTGACGCTCGTGCTCACGCTCGTGCTGGCAGCCCTGTCCTATCGGTTCATCGAGATGCCCATCCGTCGTCGCGGGCTGCGCGCCTCGATCCGCAGTCTCGTCCGCGCCTTCGGCGGACGCCCTGCGCGACGGTTCGCCGCGCTCACGATCTCCAGCGTGATCATTCTCTCGATCGCCGGAACGGTCGTGTCGATCACGACTGCTCCTGCCGAATCATCCGCGGCAGCGACAATCCGTGCGGGCCAGAGGGCGCTCGAGCAGGCAACGGCGACGCCTTCCCCGGCTCCGACAGAGAGCCTGACCGGAGGCCTGCCCGGTGCGCCGTCACCGACGCCCGCGCCCTCGTCGGATGGCTCCGACATGATCGCGATCGGCGACTCCGTCATGCTCGCCTCCGCGCCCGCGCTGCTGGCACGCTTCCCCGGCATCGCGGTCGACGCCGAGGTCTCGCGCTCGATGTGGACGGGAACCGAGATCGTCAGCGCCCTCGCCTCTGGCGGCGATCTCCGTGAGACCGTCGTCGTGGGCCTCGGGACCAACGGGGCCATCGACGACGAGGCGCTCGACCAGATCGCTGCCAGCATCAGCCCCCGGCGTGACCTGATCCTGGTGAACGCCTATGCTCCCCGCGACTGGATCCCTGGCGTGAACGAACAGCTCGCCGCGTTCGCCGCCGCACACGTCGGAGTCGTCGTCGCCGACTGGTCGGCAGCGATCGCCCCGCGGCCCGACCTCCTCGCGGAGGATCTCGTGCATCCGGGCGACGCGGGCGGTGAGCTCTTCGCGGATGCCGTCGACCAGGCGATCCGCGACGTCACGGTCGAGCGGCAGGAAGCTCGCAAGCGAGAGAAGGCCGCAGCCTCCCTGCTCGAAGAGGCCCGCGACGCACTGCGTCAGCTCGCCGGCTGA
- a CDS encoding GtrA family protein: MNRLTQVRRLAGVGTRFLIVGGLSTLIEVGVFNLLVYVFGWDLVAAKITASLVALVNAYIGNREWTFRHRDRRSRTSELFWFLLTNAVCTGLGAALVWVGVEALRGILGHAPGAFAVNVVNLFSIGIIVLVRFALYHWVVFRVAPKTVETVQPAETDQPAS, encoded by the coding sequence ATGAATCGCCTCACTCAGGTTCGCCGCCTCGCTGGAGTCGGCACCCGCTTTCTCATCGTCGGCGGTCTGAGCACCCTCATCGAGGTGGGCGTCTTCAACCTGCTCGTGTATGTCTTCGGCTGGGATCTCGTCGCCGCGAAGATCACCGCATCGCTTGTCGCACTCGTCAACGCGTACATCGGCAACCGAGAGTGGACGTTCCGCCACCGGGATCGTCGCAGCCGCACGTCGGAGCTGTTCTGGTTCCTGCTCACGAATGCCGTGTGCACGGGGCTTGGTGCCGCGCTCGTCTGGGTGGGCGTGGAAGCGCTCCGGGGCATCCTCGGTCACGCGCCGGGTGCGTTCGCGGTGAATGTCGTGAACCTGTTCAGCATCGGAATCATCGTGCTGGTGCGCTTCGCGCTGTACCACTGGGTGGTCTTCCGCGTGGCGCCGAAGACAGTCGAGACAGTCCAGCCGGCCGAGACGGATCAGCCGGCGAGCTGA
- the truA gene encoding tRNA pseudouridine(38-40) synthase TruA, with protein MRIRLDISYDGTHFRGWARQPQLRTVQGTIEAALARIVGSDVQLVVAGRTDAGVHASGQVAHVDLDDAQWERVKARRGVPQDSAAAALAGRLRGVLGAYSDVAVRASSEAPAGFDARFSAVWRRYEYRLADDVAGYDPLARHNTTSVKGALDVEAMDAAAQSLIGLHDFAAYCKAREEATTIRTLLDYRWRRDERGVLVAHVKADAFCHSMVRALVGACAAVGEGRLKVADVAVLRDRLERTSEFKVLAARGLTLSEVGYPDASLLAQRAEQTRARRDLGAD; from the coding sequence GTGCGCATCCGGCTCGACATCTCCTATGACGGCACCCACTTCCGGGGGTGGGCGCGCCAGCCGCAGTTGCGAACGGTCCAGGGCACGATCGAAGCCGCTCTCGCGCGGATCGTCGGATCGGATGTGCAACTCGTCGTCGCCGGTCGCACGGATGCCGGCGTGCACGCGAGCGGCCAGGTCGCGCACGTCGATCTGGATGATGCGCAGTGGGAGCGTGTGAAGGCGCGACGCGGCGTCCCGCAGGACAGCGCGGCGGCGGCTCTCGCCGGCCGCCTGCGCGGAGTGCTCGGCGCGTACTCGGATGTGGCTGTGCGGGCGTCGTCGGAGGCCCCGGCGGGTTTCGACGCCCGCTTCTCAGCCGTCTGGCGTCGCTATGAATATCGGCTCGCCGATGATGTGGCGGGCTACGATCCCCTCGCGCGGCACAACACGACGTCGGTCAAGGGCGCGTTGGATGTCGAAGCGATGGATGCCGCGGCGCAGAGCCTCATCGGACTGCACGACTTCGCCGCGTACTGCAAAGCGCGCGAGGAGGCGACCACGATCCGCACTCTCCTCGATTACCGCTGGCGCCGCGACGAGCGCGGTGTGCTCGTCGCCCACGTGAAGGCAGATGCCTTCTGCCACAGCATGGTGCGCGCTCTCGTCGGCGCATGCGCCGCGGTGGGCGAGGGACGCCTGAAGGTTGCGGATGTCGCAGTCCTGCGCGACCGACTTGAGCGGACGAGCGAGTTCAAGGTGCTCGCCGCCCGCGGGCTCACCCTGAGCGAGGTGGGATATCCGGATGCGTCGCTGCTCGCCCAGCGTGCCGAGCAGACCCGCGCACGCCGCGATCTGGGCGCAGACTGA
- the rpsK gene encoding 30S ribosomal protein S11, whose amino-acid sequence MAAPKAAARKPRRKEKKNIALGQAHIKSTFNNTIVSITDPSGAVISWASSGGVGFKGSRKSTPYAAGMAAESAARQAAEHGVKKVDVFVKGPGSGRETAIRSLQAAGLEVGSIQDVTPQAHNGCRPPKRRRV is encoded by the coding sequence ATGGCTGCACCCAAGGCCGCCGCGCGCAAGCCGCGCCGCAAGGAAAAGAAGAACATCGCGCTGGGCCAGGCCCACATCAAGTCGACGTTCAACAACACCATCGTTTCGATCACCGACCCGTCCGGCGCTGTCATCAGCTGGGCATCGTCGGGTGGCGTGGGCTTCAAGGGCTCGCGCAAGTCGACGCCCTACGCCGCTGGTATGGCTGCCGAGTCGGCTGCCCGCCAGGCTGCCGAGCACGGCGTCAAGAAGGTCGACGTCTTCGTGAAGGGCCCGGGTTCGGGTCGCGAGACGGCGATCCGTTCGCTGCAGGCCGCTGGCCTCGAGGTCGGTTCGATCCAGGACGTCACGCCGCAGGCACACAACGGCTGCCGTCCGCCGAAGCGTCGCCGCGTCTGA
- a CDS encoding endonuclease/exonuclease/phosphatase family protein, with amino-acid sequence MKVISYNLRKHKAADELAALVEQHDPDLLCLQECLTTSLPERIGSLQLVDATQGNRLGLALYSRTAMFHVDDVRTVGLKKSLHDRVLRPAHERVLGARLRDIDSGRAFVVASFHAAPLTALNSLRRHQIRAALDALAELGTGLPILMMGDYNYPVFKENLSQNISRHGYAMTLSDDHTYTRYRVFRGHYDFATSTGFRIDRMQTLPQGVSDHRPVVVEAELD; translated from the coding sequence ATGAAGGTCATCTCGTACAACCTGCGAAAGCACAAGGCAGCCGACGAGCTCGCAGCTCTCGTCGAACAACACGACCCCGATCTGCTCTGCCTTCAGGAATGCCTCACGACCAGCCTGCCCGAGCGGATCGGCTCGCTGCAGCTCGTGGATGCGACGCAGGGAAACCGCTTGGGTCTCGCACTGTACTCGCGGACCGCGATGTTCCACGTCGACGACGTCCGCACCGTCGGATTGAAGAAATCACTGCACGACCGGGTCCTGAGGCCTGCCCACGAGCGGGTGCTGGGCGCGCGACTGCGGGACATCGATTCAGGGCGAGCGTTCGTCGTGGCATCTTTCCACGCGGCACCCCTCACGGCGCTCAATTCGCTGCGTCGCCATCAGATCCGCGCAGCCCTCGATGCGCTCGCCGAGTTGGGCACAGGTCTGCCGATCCTCATGATGGGCGACTACAACTATCCGGTCTTCAAGGAAAACCTGAGTCAGAACATCAGTCGGCATGGATATGCGATGACGCTCAGTGACGACCACACCTACACGCGCTACCGCGTGTTCCGCGGTCACTACGATTTCGCGACATCCACCGGATTCCGCATCGACAGGATGCAGACCCTGCCGCAGGGTGTGAGCGACCACCGTCCGGTCGTCGTCGAAGCCGAGCTCGACTGA
- a CDS encoding DNA-directed RNA polymerase subunit alpha produces the protein MLIAQRPTLTEEKIAENRSRFVIEPLEPGFGYTIGNALRRSLLSSIPGAAVTSIRLDGVLHEFSTIPGVKEDVTEIILNIKQLVVSSERDEPITAYLRKTGAGEVTAADISAPAGVEVHNPELVIATLNDTAKFELELTIERGRGYVSAAQNRNEYAEAGQVPIDSIYSPVFKVSYRVEATRAGERTDFDKLVLDVETKSSILPRDAVASAGRTLTELFGLARELNVEAEGIEIGPAPVEAVLSNELSMPIEDLDLSVRSYNCLKREGINTVSELVALSETQLMNIRNFGQKSVDEVRDKLVSLGLSLKDSVPGFDGAHFYGGSEDESY, from the coding sequence GTGCTCATTGCACAGCGTCCCACTCTCACCGAGGAAAAGATCGCCGAGAACCGTAGCCGGTTCGTCATCGAGCCGCTCGAGCCCGGATTCGGGTACACGATCGGCAACGCGCTGCGTCGTAGCCTGCTGTCGTCGATCCCCGGCGCGGCAGTCACCAGCATCCGCCTCGATGGCGTTCTGCACGAGTTCAGCACCATCCCCGGTGTCAAGGAAGATGTCACTGAGATCATCCTGAACATCAAGCAGCTGGTCGTCTCCTCGGAGCGCGACGAGCCCATCACGGCATACCTGCGCAAGACGGGTGCCGGCGAGGTGACCGCGGCCGACATCTCGGCTCCCGCGGGCGTCGAGGTGCACAACCCCGAGCTCGTCATCGCGACCCTCAACGACACCGCGAAGTTCGAGCTGGAGCTGACGATCGAGCGTGGCCGTGGCTACGTCTCGGCCGCGCAGAACCGCAACGAGTACGCCGAGGCCGGCCAGGTGCCGATCGACTCGATCTACTCGCCGGTCTTCAAGGTCAGCTACCGCGTCGAGGCGACTCGTGCCGGTGAGCGCACCGACTTCGACAAGCTGGTGCTGGATGTCGAGACCAAGTCGTCGATCCTGCCGCGCGACGCCGTCGCATCGGCTGGTCGCACCCTGACTGAACTGTTCGGCCTCGCTCGCGAGCTGAACGTTGAGGCTGAGGGCATCGAGATCGGCCCCGCGCCGGTCGAAGCTGTTCTCTCGAACGAACTGTCGATGCCGATCGAGGACCTCGATCTGTCGGTGCGTTCGTACAACTGCCTCAAGCGTGAGGGCATCAACACGGTGTCTGAGCTCGTCGCCCTCTCGGAGACGCAGCTCATGAACATCCGCAATTTCGGACAGAAGTCGGTGGACGAGGTGCGCGACAAGCTCGTGTCGCTCGGCCTGTCGCTCAAGGATTCGGTGCCCGGTTTCGACGGCGCCCACTTCTACGGCGGCTCCGAAGACGAGTCCTACTGA